A region of Ornithodoros turicata isolate Travis chromosome 5, ASM3712646v1, whole genome shotgun sequence DNA encodes the following proteins:
- the LOC135395641 gene encoding uncharacterized protein LOC135395641: MEILESNKGGDKLCVGGYLYTKHKPVASGTRWRCVRRRTGCKGAVVCSGEGGDDCRVSASHDHPPDSGAVNIAKARCRMKNMAMSSTERPAAIVAQATVCLTAGEKTLLICEDSLKRCVRAQRSSIYPPQPASLRELIIDGDWALTSGSTPERFLIYDNGPDAENRLVVFAAVSGLRLLSESTLWFMDGNFDVAPKLFKQLYFILAPLGDSAVSVVYAFMTSKTQEAYEELFQAVVDACSAQGMMPSPDVVITDFEKGAMNAVKAILGEEVQTRGCFFHLCQSTYSKIQQLGLASRYQDDEDFRHFIGMLDGLAFLPLDDVEAGMNFVKAVAPEGVEAVIAYFDETYVNGTYRHVGRLDENPRIRRTPPRFPPEVWNVHEATLEGGARTNNHSEAWNRRFSSLVGHSHPTVWRAIATLRLEHSAVEGKMTQSLAGAPPAKRQRTTTLQLQERLRRLCQDFVDDRRTLESFLRGVGHAVRLRART, from the coding sequence ATGGAAATTTTAGAGTCCAACAAAGGAGGTGACAAACTGTGCGTGGGTGGTTACCTGTATACGAAACACAAGCCAGTGGCCTCGGGGACCCGCTGGCGCTGTGTCAGGCGGCGCACTGGTTGCAAAGGAGCTGTGGTGTGCAGTGGAGAGGGTGGAGACGATTGCAGGGTGAGCGCATCTCACGACCATCCACCCGACAGCGGCGCCGTCAACATTGCCAAGGCTCGGTGCAGGATGAAGAACATGGCGATGTCATCGACAGAACGGCCAGCTGCAATTGTTGCTCAAGCCACCGTGTGCCTTACTGCTGGGGAGAAGACATTGCTCATATGCGAAGACAGCCTGAAGCGATGTGTTCGTGCTCAGAGGTCTTCGATTTATCCACCTCAACCAGCGTCCCTCCGTGAGCTTATAATCGATGGTGACTGGGCATTGACGAGTGGCTCCACCCCAGAACGTTTCTTGATCTATGACAACGGACCCGACGCGGAGAACCGACTCGTTGTGTTCGCGGCAGTAAGTGGGCTCAGGCTTTTAAGTGAGAGCACGTTATGGTTCATGGACGGGAACTTCGATGTTGCCCCGAAGCTATTCAAACAGCTTTATTTCATTTTAGCTCCTCTTGGAGACAGCGCTGTATCAGTTGTGTACGCTTTCATGACGTCAAAAACGCAGGAAGCGTATGAGGAACTTTTTCAAGCCGTCGTCGATGCGTGCAGTGCCCAGGGTATGATGCCCTCACCAGATGTTGTCATCACGGACTTCGAAAAAGGCGCCATGAACGCAGTGAAGGCCATCTTGGGTGAAGAAGTACAAACAAGAGGCTGCTTCTTTCACTTATGTCAAAGTACGTACTCAAAGATCCAGCAACTGGGACTGGCTTCGAGGTATCAAGACGACGAGGATTTTCGTCACTTTATCGGCATGCTGGATGGCCTGGCCTTCCTTCCCCTTGATGACGTTGAGGCAGGGATGAACTTCGTGAAGGCCGTCGCTCCAGAAGGGGTGGAAGCTGTTATCGCATACTTTGATGAGACGTACGTGAACGGGACATACCGACACGTTGGAAGACTAGACGAAAACCCCCGGATTCGTCGCACACCACCTCGGTTTCCACCGGAAGTGTGGAACGTCCATGAAGCTACATTGGAAGGTGGCGCCAGGACGAACAACCACTCAGAGGCATGGAATAGAAGATTCAGCAGTCTGGTAGGCCATTCCCACCCCACAGTATGGCGAGCAATAGCCACACTGCGCCTGGAGCACTCAGCGGTAGAAGGAAAGATGACGCAGTCACTAGCCGGCGCTCCACCCGCAAAGAGGCAAAGGACCACCACCCTACAGTTGCAGGAAAGGCTTCGACGTCTCTGCCAAGATTTTGTAGACGACAGGAGGACTCTGGAAAGCTTTCTGAGGGGTGTGGGACACGCTGTGCGTTTGCGTGCTCGCACATAA
- the LOC135395403 gene encoding uncharacterized protein LOC135395403 yields MVHSAYFEGGDDTSTSHSPLTVPSEESTSTRIFEQSSQHSSHVPTPTAAPKKRKRTGGDDIIDCIEENVDSLNKWKGELSSKDHIFYFCMMLAERLLILSRPRALRFMTKVQNYLLDAEMEDCAEN; encoded by the exons ATGGTCCATTCAGCATATTTTGAAGGAGGTGATGACACGTCCACAAG CCATAGCCCATTGACTGTGCCATCAGAAGAGTCAACTTCGACCAG AATATTTGAGCAGTCATCACAGCATAG CTCTCATGTGCCCACTCCGACAGCAGCTCCCAAAAA GAGGAAGCGCACTGGTGGGGACGACATCATTGACTGCATAGAGGAAAACGTGGACTCCCTGAACAAATGGAAAGGAGAACTGAGCAGCAAAGATcacatattttatttttgtatgatGTTGGCCGAACGCTTACTTATTCTCTCTCGACCACGTGCTCTCCGGTTCATGACAAAGGTGCAAAACTACCTTCTGGACGCCGAAATGGAAGATTGCGCAGAAAACTAA